GGCAACGCTCTCCACAAAGAGCCGCTCCGGCGCACCGGGATAGAGCTTGTTGCCGGTTATGGCCTCGTAGGTGGTAATCATCCGCGCCTCGATGGCGGCGGGATCTGTTTCGACAAATCGGATGGGCTGCGACATGATCTAGGCTCCCTCTATGCTGATGGTCACAATGGGATACAACCGCCCGTCAACGGCATCTTCCGGCTTTGCGGCAAAGGAGACAGACTCCACCTTGAGTCGGGGCTCTTGTGCCTGCAGCTCGGCAACGATCTCGCCGGTGTATTCTGCCATGGCCTCCGGCAGGGGCCTGTCCAGAAAGCGCAGGCGCACACCGAAGGTGCGGTCGAGCGGCACGGTGCCCTTTGTGGTGCCAAGGATGTTGCGGGCATTCTGGACAATCTCCGTAACGCCGGTGGCTCCTATGATCTGGCGCGTGGTTTCGCGCATGTCGATGAGGTACATCAGCGATACTCCTTCAGGGAGAGGGATAGATCAGCCGACATGAGCACCCCCTTGGGGCCGTGCGTCCGCTCGGCGATGTCCATATCAACCAGCACAAAGGTGCCGAGATTGCGCCCGCCGATCACAAGCGGATGGGCTTTGCCGGATTCGTGCACGGCCTCAAGCGTTGCAATGCGTTTTGCAGGGTCGGCACAGAGCGCGGAGGTGAGCCGGATGCGAAAACTGGCTTCCCACAGCCCCATGCCCTGAAACTGCAGCTTGGGTGGTGCGTTCATGATGCCGTGTTCGGCAAAACGGGCACTGCGCTTGCGGGAAAGGTCGTGCAGGGTGTGCACCGTCTCGCGGGAGACAGAGAAGCCCACAGGGCCGAAGCTGCCCACATTGCCGCCGGAAAAGTTGGGGATCTCTGCGGTCGTCCGCGTGGGAACTTCCGGCAACGGAAGGGACGGAGGCGTTGTCTGCTCGGTGTTCTCCACCAGCACTTCGGTCACATCGTCGGCAATGGCCGCATCGGGCTTTTCTGCCGCTATGCCACGGGCAATGCAGTCCTTCAGCGCGTTACGCAGGTCGGTGTCCTGCCATAGCGCCCATGCCTGCGGACCTATCCCGTCCGCATACCGGTTGCGCAGGGCAAGCTGCACCACGCGTTCGGCCTTAGAGCTGCTGCCAACCAGCCCGGCCACCTCTGCGGCATCGCCGGAAAAGGAGCGGTACTCCCTATCCATCTGCCGGGAAAAGGTGTCCAGCCCTGCCGCCTGCAGGGTGGTATTCTCTTCATCTGCAATGGCCTCGCAGACGCTGAGTACACCGTTGCGGCAGCGCCCGTTGGAAAAGAGTTCATTAATCAGTGTGGTGCGCAGGCTCATTTAGGCTTCCCCGTCTCGCCGCAGGTCGGGCATATGTGCGTATGGTTCACCAGCGAAACGCCACTGGCCACAACGTCATTCTGCGGATTGGTATAGTCTCCGGATCTATGTTCCATAGGGCCGTTCAGCTGCCATGTGTTGGGAGCATCCGCGCTGCCGGCAGTCATGGGGCCAAGATAGTTCATCTGGCCTCCCTGCACGGTTATCTCCGGCGCTTGCAGGTGCACACTGGTTTCGGAAGTGGCCGAGATGTCACCCGTGGCCGTTATCTCCACGGAGCCCTGCACCTTGCCCGAGAGCTTGTGGAGCTTGCGGTCATATTCGAGCAGGGTGCCGTCTGCGAAGGTCCAGTGCGCCTTGTCACGGGTGCCGACCGGGGGCAGGTCCGTTGCCGAATAGAAGGCTCCCAGCACAAACCCCTGCTCCTGCCCGTATGGCAGGAAGAGGCAGAGCACATGCTCGCCCACATCGGGCAGCACAGAGTTCTTGTCCTTGTGCGTCTTGCGCTGGATCACGCGCAGGTCATAGGTCTGCATGTTGTCGGCATCCGGCAGCGTGACGCGGCAGGTGCCTGCCGCATCGTTCACGCTCGCCACCGTGCCCACGCGCACCAGCTGGCGGACAAGTGCTTCCAGCCCTCCGAGCCGTTCCAGAAATTCCTGCACCATAGCGCACTCCTACCAGTCCATGGTTCTGCGCACGGAAAGCGCGGTAGAGTAACCGCTGTCGTCCACGGTATGGCGCGACTGCTCTATGAAATATTTGCCGTCCAGCCAGCCGAAGCCGGAAACCCCGCAGACAGCGCCGCCGATGTAACGCGGGTTGCCCATGATCTCGATATTGCCGCTTGTCTCGAGCTTGTTCTTGCGGCGCAGTTCGGTCTTTGCGCGTTCTTCTGCCGCAGCACGGCTTTCCACGCGGTCGGAGATCTTGAGCGTCTGACCCGATTCAGGCGCATCAGGCGGGGTGTAGGTATATTCCTGCGTCACATTGGCGGCGGCATCATGATAGGTGACCGTGCAGGCGTTGTAGATGTCCGCAAGGCTGTCCCGCAGGCTGAGGCGTTTGAGCTCCCCGCCATCCCGCGAGATGGTGCCAGCAGCGGGCTTTGCGTCCTGCGCCTTTTCATCCATCATCACCAGCTGGCCGGAGTAGACCTTGAAGGCCTTGCCGTGTGCTTTGGCGAGCCGGGTGAGCAGGGCCGCGTCCGATTCCTCGCGCTGATCCAGCCGGGCAAGGGAGACATCGTCGCCGCCGAATCGGGGGCTGAAGCCCTGCGCTGCTGCAATTTCAGACAGCACGCGGGAAAGGGTTGTGGCTTCCCATGCACGAGTTTTCTTTTCCCGGCGCAGGGTGCTGGTCACCATGCTGGAGATGCCCTTGAGAGAGAGCTTGTCCCCGCCCTCGCCATATTCGTATTCCAGCTCGTCGACCTCAAAGGTGCCGCACCGCAGCCGGACGCTGTCCCCCTCGCGCTGCCAATCTTCCACAATGAGCGTAGCCTCGAGCTTGTCGCCCTTAGTCAATTTCCATGGACCGCGAAACAGGCCATCCCTGTCCTCAAGCCGGAGCTCAATGCTGTCTGCCTGTGAGGATTGCGCGTTGTCCTCCCACGTGACAGATTCAAGGTACGGCGCAAGGGCCGCGCTCACGTTCTTTCCCCTACAGAGGATCTCGAATCTGGCGGTACGGGTGCGCATGGTTAGTCCTCCCATGGAGCCTTAACCGTGGTTGCCACGGCAGGCAGGTCCGGAACGGTGAGCCGCTCGCCGCCCTCAAAGATGGCCGTGCCGCGATACTGCGGGTTGGCATCCGTCAGGCGCTCGAACAGGCGTTCATCTCCCCAGATGGCGCGGGCTATGGAATCCAGCGTTTCACCGGACTGGCAGATGTAGGCACTAGGCAAGGGACACTCTCCGCTGTTTTCTGAAGTAGTCGTCGATGATGCGAGTAACCGTGGCCTCGAGCTCGCGCCTGCCGGAATCCAGTGCAGACTTCACGGTTCCGGCGTCGCCACTGGCAATGGTGAAATCCTGCTGAATGGAGATGGTGACAGGGGCATTAGCGCTGAGGGCTGCAGGAGCCTGATTGATGGCAGCTTCCATACCGGGCATGGGGTCGAGCTCCGGCACATCCGGCAGGGTCTCGCCCATGCGTGGGGCAGCTACCTTGCCGGAAGGTGCAGCAGACTTGCTGTCGCCGGAGAAGAAGCCGATCACATCGCCAATGATAGGCATGCCCTTGATGTAATCGCCCACCTTGCCGAGGCCTTCCCATATCCAGTCTATAAGTTGACGGAAGGGAGCCCAGCTTTCATAGAGCGCCGTGCCGAGTTGCCAGAGGGTGGTAACGGCCATGATGGCCACGCCGATGGGGTTTGCCATGAAGGCAGCCTTGATGGCTGTGCCCACCATACGGATGCCACCGGCTAGGAAGGTGGAACCCATGGCGGCACCACGCTGTGCCCTGCCCATGATGCTGGAGGTGATAGCTGCCCGGCGCTGAGCAAAACTGAGCGCGGTTGTGCTGGCTGCAGCAGACTTCTGGCCCATGCCGAGGCGCATGGTGGTCCTGTTTAATATCTCGTAGGTGTCTTTGCAGGAAAGACTGATGTAGCGGGCCGCAAACACGGCGAGCCTGAAGGCTATGAAACCGGCCACCGTGCCACCGATTACGGTGGTCAGGGTTTCATGCCCGGCGGCAAACTCGGCTATGGGTACCAGAATGGAGTTGATTGCCTGAATGCCCATATTCAGGGAGGGCAGGAGCACCGAGCCCATGGTGGCACCCAACATCATGGCATTGTTTGTCATGGCCTTCCATTGTGTGGAAGAGGCGGCAAGGTGGCGTTCCATGCGGGCATCCATGATGCCACGAGAATTGTCCCGTACATCCTGCAGCGCGGCAGGCAAATCCTTGAGGGCATCCAGCAGGGGGGCGATACCCTTGCGGCCTTCATCGCCGAAGACTTCCTGCAGGGCCTGCGCCCGTGCGTCGGTATCCATGCTACCTACGGCATCGTTTACCTGCTTCAGGGTAGCGAGCATGTCGAGTTCGCCGTTCTTGCTGCGGACGATCTCAATGCCCCACTTCTGCTGCGCCTTGCCAAGCTGCCGCAGCACGGCATTGAACGCGGTACCGGCGCTGCTGCCTTTCACGCCTGCGGTGTTCAGCTGGCCCAGCAGGGTAAGGCCCTGTTCAAGGTTCACCTTGTAGGAAGCAAAGCCGGATGCTGCCTCGTTCAGCGATTCGCCAAGCTGGCTGAAATCGCGGAACTGGAACTTGAGCTGCGTCTTGGTAAGCAGGTCACCAATGCGCTGCATGTTCTCATCGGCAGTGCCGCCCAGCGACTTGCCGAGGTTGTTGTAGGCGGTGGCGATGACTTCACCCACACCTTCTGCTGCACCATTGGTGATCTTTGCCACTTTCGCCACAACCGTGGAGCCTGCCCGTGCGGCCTGAGCATCCAGCCCTGCAGAGTTCAGCGCATACTGAATATCATAGGCTCCGGTAAGATCAACAAGGCCGGTGCGGGCAAGGCCACGCGCATGCTTTTGCGCTTCCATCATAGCGGCGGGCTTATTGTCGGCGTTCAGCGCGTCCTCAAGCCGGATCTGTGAGTCTTCTTCACGCGCAGCCAGCATGAACGGAGCGGCAACGCTTGCACCCATGGCAACCACGTCCATGCTGGCTGCCCGCAACTCGGCACGCTGACCCGCATAGGCCTTGCTCTTTGCCATGCTGGCGGCAAAGCGGTCATATTTGACACGCGACTTGTCCAGCGCATCGCTGAGCTTGCCATATTCGCTGCGCAGGCTTTTGACGGAAAAACCCTGCCGATCTATCTCGACAAGGTTGTTCCGGAAGGCTCGGCGGTTCTTGTCAACGTCTCGTGACAGGGTGCCTATGCGCTTTTCCGTGGAGGCTATCCGGTGGGCCAGAAGACCGTGCATGCCCCCCGAGCGCTCTGCCTCTGCGTTCAGGGATTCCAGTTCCCTTTCGGCTTCAGAGAGGGCTCTGCGGGAAGATACCAGCTTGCCGCGCAAGGTATCGAAAGACTGGCCGAGCTTGACCGGTGCTTGGCTCTCCAGACCGGAAACAGCGTCTCCCATACGCTTGAGATGCTTTTCCGCCTTGGTGAGGTTGCCATCGAATCCAGCTGCCAGCGTAGAGCCGATGACAAAGCTGAGGCCCATTGTCTTCATGTCTGCCATGCACTACCTCGGTTGACTGGTCCTGCATGGCGATCTATTGTAATAGCGTACAAACTATCGGAGATCGCCATGCAGGAAGAACCGCTTCACACGTTCATCAAGTTCTTGTTCAAAACGAGCATTGTTGTGGTGCTCGGGTATGAGCTGCTGGACGGCAATGATCTCAGTCTTTCGCAGTCTCTGATGCCTGGTATTTTCTTTGGCGGTATCATCTACAAGCTGGTCGCCTCACCGTTAGTGGAAGGCGTTGACCGCTTTACGGACCGCTTCCGTAACTGGATTGCTCAGGCCTCATGATCAGGGGGCAAGGCTTCCAGCCACGCACTGAACTCCCGCGCTTTCAGACTTCCTATTTCCCGCCGTCCCCATCCGGAGCGTTTTCCGAAGACAAGCACTGTTTTTCGCAGGTCGCTTCCTCGCGAGGGGCGGAACGCGCCAAAAAACCGTATGCCTCCTGCAGTTTCGTATAGTCTGCCTGCCGCATCCGCAGCAGGTCGGCCAAGGGCACATCGCACAGATGGGCGAAGGTGCAGACCTCAAGCCGGGCGGCTGTGGACATATCTCCCGCCAGCTCTGCAGCTTCCAGCATATCTTCCACCAGCGGCTCCCGCATGGTGAGCTCGAGCACTTCTTTTTCCTTCACCTTGAGCGGCGTGCCCAGAATGATGACCTTGGTGCGCACTTCCATCGGTTAGCCCTCCATGCCGATGTCGGAGCGGACAGCGGCGAGATAGTCGGTTCCGTTTACCTTGAAGACCATGGCGAATTTGTCCACTTCCAGAATGTCTTCACCGTCCAGCGTCAGCTTCAGATAGTCCGCGTCCAGTTCCACTTCGCAATCCTGCGCCTTGGCGATTTCCAGCTTGCCGAGGCTATGCTTTTTGACCATGCCGCCGATGACGATTTTCTGCGGTGCGGTGACAATATCGCCGCCCTTGTCCATGGCGCGGGACTGCACCGAGGCGCGAAGGTCAAGCTGCTGTCGTGTGGGAGCGAGCAGCGAAGCGGTCTGCCGGGTGATGGAGCGGAACTTCAGTTTCACCCCCAGCGCTTTGGTGAGGCCGATAACCGGCGATTCCAGCTCACCGGCAATCCCAGCGCCGGAAATGGTGTCCGTCATGAACTCGATACCGGGCAGCTCAACGTCGACTAATCCGAGGAATACCTTGCTGGCGCTGTAGGCACTGAAGGCAATGACTTTTTCAGGAGTTTTCATGCCTAGCCTCCGAACAGGGTGCTGAAGTTATTGGGGTCGAATTCGAGAATGTTCTCGATCTGCCGTGCCGGAACCGGCGGGGTCATCCACGTGTGGAAGCGCACGATGCCGTCCATGAGGTCGGTTGTGGGGTTCTCGTCCTGAAGGAACTTCATCTCGCCGCCGAGGATGATCTCCATCTGCCGGAAGCCGTTCAGGCGGATGTTTTCGCTGTCCACGATGGTTTCAACCCATCGGCGGGTGACAGGGCCATCCAGCTTCTGGAAGTAGGTGAGCACAAAGGTGTTGCCGTGCCAGTTGAAGAACCGGCGCACAGGGATGAAGGCATCCTTGGGGTCGGTATTGGAGGGGTAACAGCCCGTGCGGTTGCCGAAGGCCTTCCAGCCGCCGTCAAAGTTCAACGGCACAATCACCCCCTGCCCGTTCAGGTATTCGGCCTGATCAAGACCCAGACGAACCGGCTTGCCGTTTGCTACGGCAGAATCGATCATGAGCCTGCGGTTGGAGGGAGAGACATAGGGAATGTCGCCATACTCGGCATCGGTCTGGGCGATGAGCCCGGCCACGTGCGTGGACATGTGGTACACATCGTCGCCAAGCTTCACCTTGGGCCAGCACACGATCATGTGTTCGTCGGTGTAGTTATTGGTTTCCTTCCACGAAGGCACGTCGGTGTACTTGGTGCATACAGTGTCCGGCACGTCCACCACGGCCATGGCCTTGAACAGGCCGTTGATGCTTGCAGCCTTGGCAGCCATCACCACGCCCACGGCAGGATTCTGCGAGAAACCGGGAGCGCAGATCAGGCCGGGAATGATGCGGAAGGTGGGGAAGATGTCGGCAATGAGTTCAAGGCCGGTGCGGGCGTTGGTGGCAACATCGATGCCGCCCACAATATCCTCGCTGGTAACCTTGGTCACATCCGGGGTCTCATCCACGGCCTTGTGCTGCGCCGGGTCGAACACGTTGATGAAAACAACCGGAGCCATGTTGTAGAGCCCGTAGTGGCTCTTGGCGAATTCGCACAGGGTGTAGGAACCAATGGCCTCAAGCGCTGTCTGCGCAGCTTCGTCGGTTCCGGCGAAGGCGGCAGCAAACTCGCCATAGGTATAGCAGAGCACGGGCTCATTGATGGGCTTTGCGCCCGACATGGTGTGCACCGGAGCCGTGCCGACAACCACAGGGATGCCTGCGGAGATACGGCGCGGCGGCACAATGCCGGTGGGCTTTTCGCTGTAGGAAACGCGGTGTCTGTAAGACATGGCTTACCCCTTTTCAGCAACGCGGCGGGCGCAGTGTGCCAGCACGGAGGTTGCGTTTTTCAGTTCCTTGCGGGCGGCACCGACATCTGCGACAGGCACGAACAATGCCGCATAGTCAGGATCCGCAGTCAGTTCCTTTTCCAGATGGCGAGGCACGCCGCCTTTAAAGATAGTCCCGTGCACAACATGGCGGGCTCCCCGCAAGGTCGGGCCGAGGTACATTACAGTGCCGGTAACGGTCGGGGTCTTTTCTTTTGCCATTTAAGCCTCCATGACGGGGTCAGAGGGTAAGGTTCGTCGCCACTGCGTGCTGATGGTGGCGATGTGGAATCGTTCCTGCTGTTTCTCGGGATCGGGCTTGGCCGAGGTAAGCGGCAGCTCCATCTCCCACTTGCCGAGGCAACGGTGTTCCAGCAGCAGGCGACGCAGTCTGCCCACGAGCACGGCAATCCATGTTTCAGCTATGTCGAGCCCAGCAGGGGAATACACGCCGAGCAGGATATCCACGGTCTCGCTGCTGTCCTCTTCGGTGTCCTCGCCTTTCTGCCAGCGCAGTACAGCGCAGGGGAAAGCCTTGTGTTCTTCTGTGGTGCGCGGGATGGCACCCAGAAACACGCGGGCCGGTGCCAGTTCTCCCGCACCTCTTTCGGGTGAAGGAAGCGGCACGGTTGCCAGCGCCTGTTGCAGAAAGACTTCCAGCTCTGTCAGCAGTTCCAAAATCATCGCAAGCCCGCCTTTTCGATAAGGAACCGGGCTTCATGATCCACGGCCTTGCTGAAGCGTTCCATGGCCTGCTCCTGCAGGCTGCCAAGGTTCTCTTCTTCCCGCAGGGCGGCAAGATGGCCGGGGCCGTAGAGAATGCGAATGGGATAACGGCGATCAGCATGGACCTTCTTCACAACTTCCGGCTTTCCTGTGGACGGCGAGTTGAGCACGAAGGCATGACGCACGCCCTTGCGCCCATCATCGGCACGCACCTTCACGGTTACGCCCTTGTGGCGCTTTCCTCTGGGGCCTTTGGGAGCACTGACAAAAGGGGCGCGGGGATAAGCTCCGTATCGCATGAGCGGCACGGAGATAGGCCCCTTTGCCGAAAGAGAGCCTCGCAGATATGATTTCTTGGCCTTGATGACGGAGAGCTTTTCGCGCAAATCCCGCGCCGGAACGGCATAGGTAGAGCGGATCAGCCGCACCACATCGGTGCGCATGCCATCAAGGGTCTTGTTCACGGCACGCATGGCCACGGTCTTGTAGCCGTCCTTGATGTGTTCAAGGGCTCCGCGCATTGCCTGCATCTGCCGGTCAATGCGGTCCTTGTCGATGAGCACAAGGGTCTGTCCGGCTTTACTCATGCGAGATCCCTCCAGAGGTGGATAACCTGCAGGCCATCCTCATCTTCGGTCTGCCCCACGATCCACTCTTCACCGTTGAACTCCACCCGGCGACCAACGTCAGGAAGCAAAACGGCTCCTTCAGCAATGCGCAGGGTGGCACTTTCCACAAAGACGGATTGCCGATCATCACCGGCAGGCTCTCTGGACAGGTCCACAATGGCGACGATGGAAGCTCCGCAGAGGGTGATCTCTTCGCCGAACTCGTTGGTGCTCATCATCATGGCAAGATCGGCCTGCATGTGGTCACGAAGGGACATCAGATCCCTCCCGCTTTTCCTGTGCTACGGATGGCACCAGACACTTGCTGCTCGAGGGCATTGTTCTTCCGGTAACTTCCGAGGGAAGAACCGAGGTAGTAGTTCACCACTGCGGCGAAGGCGGTTGCGAGAGAGCCGAGAAGAAGGACAGCTGCCTGCGAGGGCTCTCCCTGCATGGTGAGCACATGGTAGAGCATGATGAAAAAACCAACCGTCACCACCAAGCTGATCATGGCCGGGGGGAACCAGCCCATACTGGTGCCCGCTTTGGTCATTGCAACCTCACGGTCTCTGGCGCTTTTGGTGTTCTCCAGCTCGGCCTGCAGCTGGACGCGCTGCCATTCGATCAAAACAGCCTGGTGCTGAAGCTCAAGCTCTTTCAGCTTGATGGCAGCCTGCGGATCCGCCTTAATTGCGGAAGCAACTGCATCTTCTGTGGGTTCACAGCCGAAGGCCTCAGCGATGAGAGACAGGCCTTTGCCGACGATGCCGCCCACAGGACCACCAACAACGGTTCCGAGAATGGGGGCGGCACTAGCGATAGTTTTGAGCCAGTCCATTACATCCTCCAGATCTCTTTAGTCAGGGCGTGAACGCGGTTCGTCCAGCCGGGCAGGAACACCTGCATAGGCTGTCGACCTGCTTCATTCTTACGCTGGGCAAGCGTTGTCATGAGCTTGATTCTTGCCCAATTGACACCGTTAACCAGCAGCAGAGGGCCATTCGGAGGCATTGCATGGCGAACCAGTTCCGCCCGCGAGGCGGGACCGAAGATGCCATCCTCTTCAAGAGTCGACCCGCAGAGGTTGAGAGCCCGCTGCAGGAAGCGAAACGCAGGGCGTGGGCCGGAGTTAACTGCGGCATCAAAGACAGCTATGGAGACAGCAGGAGGGAACTCGTCGAGCGAAAGCCCATGCCAGAAACGATCCGCAAACAAATCGCGGGCCTGATCAATGGTGAGCGCCCGGATATCTTCAGCGTCAACATCTCCATCTCCGTCGATGTCCGCGATGGATACTTCAAGCCCCTTCAGCCAACGCAGGCTCACTCCATGGTTGGTGGCCCCGCCGGGATCGTCCGGGTGGTCCACGAATCCGCCTTCCCAGCGGAGAGTAAAATCAAGAGCCAGTTTTAATGCAGGGTTCATCAGTCGGTTCCTCTCTCGTTGAGGATTTCCCGCATGGTGTCCTTTTCAATGGGCAGGTACGGCACAATGGCACGCAGCATGCGGAACTGAATGTCCAAGCGCCTTTTGATGTCTGCGATGCTTCCTTCGCATTCGATGCGGCGCACGTATTTACCGGAAAAGAGCAGACGCACGGCAACCGCCGTAACCAGAGATACGAGGGCGGTGAGCAGAAGCATTTCGAGAGGGGAAAAGGTCATGTGTCGCCTGCCTTGAAAAGAGCGGGGCCGGTTGCCCGACCCCGTCGGTTACTTTCCGGTGCCGGTCAGATCGGCAATGTCCACACCTGCAGCCTTGCAGCGAACTTCCAGTGCGGATGCATAGGCCTTTGCCTGGTCAAGCTTGCTGGCGCAGTCGTCCTTTACCGCGTCCAGTTCCGCCTGCAGCTCGGCCTTTTCCTTTTCCAGCTGGGCAATCTTGTCAGATGCACCGCTATCAACGGAGCTGGGCACGAGAGGCTCAACGGCGAGCCCGTCCCTGATAAGGGTAAGGGCCGTATCTTCAGGCAGGGAGACGGTATCTCCCGGCTTGCCGTCCTTGCCGCCACGGCCAAGGGAGCACTTGAGCTGCACATCCATTTTGACGATTTTCTTAGCTGCCATGATGTGCCTCCTAAACGACCTTGGCGAAGAAGAAGTAGCTCATGTCGGCCACGGGCAGAGGGCGACTTTCCTCGATGACGGCGAGCTGGCTCGGATCCTCTTCAATGACCGTTTTCACGAACTTTTCCACGGGGCCGATATTGCGCAGGTCAGCGGGAAGGCCGAATTCGACGGAGCAGGGAGCGCCGGTGCAGCCCATGAGGATGTAGTCGGGCGGGAAGAGTTCACGGGTGTTGCCGTGCACGTCTTCAAAACTGCCGCCGTAGACATAGTGGTCCACGTTGCCCACGTTCCCCTTGTAGAGTTTGCCGATGGCGTTGTGCATGGTGCCGCTTTCGATGCGGCGGTTATCGAGCTCGTCCTTGACGGTGGGATTCTTGCGGTAGTGCTTGTAGGCATTGGTGCCATGCACAACCACATCGGGACGCATGCCGCAGGCGTTCTGCACGATGGTGGAGAACTCTTCGAGCTGCTCGTTGGGATCGGAAGCAGGATCCGTCCAGAGGTCACCTGCAGTAAGGACGGTCACATGGTCGGCAGGCATGCCGAAGTCCACTTCGTAGTCCACACCGTCATCATCGTGCGCAACGACCTTGCCGGTACGGGCGACTTCGGAGCACATGAACTCGATGGTGAGCTCGAGGGAGTCATTGAGGATATCGATGTCGCTGACGATGGCGGACTTAACGCGGCCTTCCACATCGCCCATGCCCTGCTTCAGCTCCACGGGTTCGCCGGGGGCAGTCACATACAGCAGGTCATTGGCTCCGGAGGGACGCTTTGCACGGAACCGGGCAGAGGGAACAATCTTCAGTGCACGCTTGGTGCCTTCGATGGTAACGGCACCGGCACGTTCGCCCACCATGGGCAGTACCTTGAGAGGATAGCTCACGTTGCGCAGGTCGATATCGCGCGTCAGATGGGTGTTACGCTTGCCGAAGAACAGCGTCTGCAGCAGGCGCGGCACAGGCTTGCGCTTGATGGCGGTTGCCGTCAGCGTGCGGGGGCTGAACAGCAGGTCGAGTACATTGATGTCAGGCATACGGTTCTCCCTTAGCGGACGTAGATGCCACGACCGGCCATGGCCCAGACAGCATCACTGATCTGGTCGGCGGTTGCGGCACCCCACGGAATGGCGTTCTTGTGGAATTCGCCGTGCACATAGCCGTCGCTCTTGGCATCGCCAGCAGCGGGCACGGTTTTGGTTTCGGCGAGCAGAGCTGCAATGACCTCGCTGCCGTCATTGGCTGCGGGATCCCATGCCTTGAACTTGCGGGTGGCGGTAACGCGCCCGAGCGGCGTGCCGCGCTGCAGCATGACTTCGGCGCCGGTGGAAGCAAGCGTCACCTGATAGGTGATCACGTCATGCCCGGCCAGAAGTGTGGAACTGGTGATTTCTGCGGTAGTCATGAGCTACACCTCCATATCGACAAGCTCGGACACCAGAGCGGCTTCGAGCTGTGCGGGGGTAAGGGCTTTGTGCGAGGTATGGGTGCCGACGGGCTTCATGCTGTCCGAGCTGGTCAGAGCAGAAAGCAGGCGCTTGCTCATGTCGGGATCGTCCTTGCCGCCCTTTTCTTCGGTGGCACCGGCAGCCCCTGCTGCGGATGCCAGCATGGGGGCAACGGTGATGATCTGCTCGCAGCTGAGGTTGGCAGCCTTGAGCTTGCGCATGCTTTCCACCTGCTGGGTGAAGCCTGCGGCTTCCAGCATGGCGCAGGCGGCGTTGAATGCGGCGTCCTGCGTTTCGGGGGAGGGAGCGGGGCCAGCAGGCGCGGAGAGCTCAGTGCCCTTGCCGTCCCCCGGCTTGTCCTGTGCCGTGCCTCCTGCCTGAGCGAGAAGCTGGGCGTGGAGCTCGGGGTGCTCCTTCTGCAGCGTCTCCAGAGTGAGGTCTTTCAGGTCCATGGTGTTCTCCGTGAAGGCCGTTGTGGCCGTAGAGGAAAGTTGTGCGAGGACATGCGCAAGCGCATCGTCCCGGTCTCTGACAATGGCGGAGACAAGGCCGAGGGAGTGGGCTTTGTCGCCGTGGAATATCTGGCCGTCCGCCCACTCGGTGGCGCGGGCCGGATCAAGGCCCATGCAGCGTTCACAAATGGAGAGGAACGCCGCATAGCCCTGATTGATGCGGGATTGGAAATAGGTGCGGTCCCGATCACTGAGGGGATTGTCGGGATTTCCGGC
This region of Desulfovibrio subterraneus genomic DNA includes:
- a CDS encoding GPW/gp25 family protein, which encodes MYLIDMRETTRQIIGATGVTEIVQNARNILGTTKGTVPLDRTFGVRLRFLDRPLPEAMAEYTGEIVAELQAQEPRLKVESVSFAAKPEDAVDGRLYPIVTISIEGA
- a CDS encoding phage late control D family protein; translated protein: MRTRTARFEILCRGKNVSAALAPYLESVTWEDNAQSSQADSIELRLEDRDGLFRGPWKLTKGDKLEATLIVEDWQREGDSVRLRCGTFEVDELEYEYGEGGDKLSLKGISSMVTSTLRREKKTRAWEATTLSRVLSEIAAAQGFSPRFGGDDVSLARLDQREESDAALLTRLAKAHGKAFKVYSGQLVMMDEKAQDAKPAAGTISRDGGELKRLSLRDSLADIYNACTVTYHDAAANVTQEYTYTPPDAPESGQTLKISDRVESRAAAEERAKTELRRKNKLETSGNIEIMGNPRYIGGAVCGVSGFGWLDGKYFIEQSRHTVDDSGYSTALSVRRTMDW
- a CDS encoding phage tail tape measure protein; translated protein: MADMKTMGLSFVIGSTLAAGFDGNLTKAEKHLKRMGDAVSGLESQAPVKLGQSFDTLRGKLVSSRRALSEAERELESLNAEAERSGGMHGLLAHRIASTEKRIGTLSRDVDKNRRAFRNNLVEIDRQGFSVKSLRSEYGKLSDALDKSRVKYDRFAASMAKSKAYAGQRAELRAASMDVVAMGASVAAPFMLAAREEDSQIRLEDALNADNKPAAMMEAQKHARGLARTGLVDLTGAYDIQYALNSAGLDAQAARAGSTVVAKVAKITNGAAEGVGEVIATAYNNLGKSLGGTADENMQRIGDLLTKTQLKFQFRDFSQLGESLNEAASGFASYKVNLEQGLTLLGQLNTAGVKGSSAGTAFNAVLRQLGKAQQKWGIEIVRSKNGELDMLATLKQVNDAVGSMDTDARAQALQEVFGDEGRKGIAPLLDALKDLPAALQDVRDNSRGIMDARMERHLAASSTQWKAMTNNAMMLGATMGSVLLPSLNMGIQAINSILVPIAEFAAGHETLTTVIGGTVAGFIAFRLAVFAARYISLSCKDTYEILNRTTMRLGMGQKSAAASTTALSFAQRRAAITSSIMGRAQRGAAMGSTFLAGGIRMVGTAIKAAFMANPIGVAIMAVTTLWQLGTALYESWAPFRQLIDWIWEGLGKVGDYIKGMPIIGDVIGFFSGDSKSAAPSGKVAAPRMGETLPDVPELDPMPGMEAAINQAPAALSANAPVTISIQQDFTIASGDAGTVKSALDSGRRELEATVTRIIDDYFRKQRRVSLA
- a CDS encoding phage tail assembly protein yields the protein MEVRTKVIILGTPLKVKEKEVLELTMREPLVEDMLEAAELAGDMSTAARLEVCTFAHLCDVPLADLLRMRQADYTKLQEAYGFLARSAPREEATCEKQCLSSENAPDGDGGK
- a CDS encoding phage baseplate assembly protein V; the protein is MVQEFLERLGGLEALVRQLVRVGTVASVNDAAGTCRVTLPDADNMQTYDLRVIQRKTHKDKNSVLPDVGEHVLCLFLPYGQEQGFVLGAFYSATDLPPVGTRDKAHWTFADGTLLEYDRKLHKLSGKVQGSVEITATGDISATSETSVHLQAPEITVQGGQMNYLGPMTAGSADAPNTWQLNGPMEHRSGDYTNPQNDVVASGVSLVNHTHICPTCGETGKPK
- a CDS encoding phage major tail tube protein translates to MKTPEKVIAFSAYSASKVFLGLVDVELPGIEFMTDTISGAGIAGELESPVIGLTKALGVKLKFRSITRQTASLLAPTRQQLDLRASVQSRAMDKGGDIVTAPQKIVIGGMVKKHSLGKLEIAKAQDCEVELDADYLKLTLDGEDILEVDKFAMVFKVNGTDYLAAVRSDIGMEG
- a CDS encoding tail protein X — its product is MPSAYICQSGETLDSIARAIWGDERLFERLTDANPQYRGTAIFEGGERLTVPDLPAVATTVKAPWED
- a CDS encoding phage tail protein, which produces MSLRTTLINELFSNGRCRNGVLSVCEAIADEENTTLQAAGLDTFSRQMDREYRSFSGDAAEVAGLVGSSSKAERVVQLALRNRYADGIGPQAWALWQDTDLRNALKDCIARGIAAEKPDAAIADDVTEVLVENTEQTTPPSLPLPEVPTRTTAEIPNFSGGNVGSFGPVGFSVSRETVHTLHDLSRKRSARFAEHGIMNAPPKLQFQGMGLWEASFRIRLTSALCADPAKRIATLEAVHESGKAHPLVIGGRNLGTFVLVDMDIAERTHGPKGVLMSADLSLSLKEYR